One genomic window of Cannabis sativa cultivar Pink pepper isolate KNU-18-1 chromosome 2, ASM2916894v1, whole genome shotgun sequence includes the following:
- the LOC115718857 gene encoding probable N-acetyltransferase HLS1 — MGLNKPRPIIRSYDKQVDRARVEDLERRCEVGPTERIFLFTDTMGDPICRIRNSPMYKMLVAELDKELVGVIQGSIKVVTMNKLGVSGAGGAKVGYILGLRVSPHHRRKGIGSSLVREVEEWFVSNEVDYSYMATEKDNKASVKLFVEKFGYNKFRTPAILVNPVQNRASHISSNVEISKVKVEEAECLYRKFMSSAEFFPKDINDILSNKLSLGTWVAYPKGESLGSSSSWAMVSVWNTGGLFKLWLGKAPLSCLIYTKSSRLISRLFPSSCFNNKFIIKLVPPCIPNFFNPFGFYFMYGVHSEGPLSGKLVRSLCQFVHNMAIASKDCKAIVTEVGGHEFELRHHIPHWKLLSCPEDLWCIKALKIKDHEEEGFTKTPPSKPLFVDPREV; from the exons ATGGGATTGAATAAGCCACGGCCGATAATTCGGAGCTACGATAAGCAAGTTGACAGAGCTAGAGTTGAAGACCTCGAACGAAGATGTGAGGTGGGCCCAACCGAACGAATTTTTCTCTTCACGGACACTATGGGTGACCCCATTTGTAGGATCCGCAACAGTCCGATGTATAAGATGctg GTAGCGGAGTTGGACAAGGAATTAGTTGGTGTGATTCAAGGCTCAATAAAAGTGGTCACAATGAATAAATTAGGAGTTAGCGGAGCCGGCGGAGCCAAGGTGGGTTACATCTTAGGCCTAAGGGTGTCCCCTCATCACAGACGAAAAGGGATTGGGTCGAGCCTGGTTCGAGAGGTAGAGGAGTGGTTCGTGTCGAACGAGGTTGATTATAGCTACATGGCAACCGAGAAGGACAACAAGGCCTCGGTGAAGCTCTTTGTTGAGAAATTTGGGTACAACAAGTTTAGGACTCCAGCAATTCTGGTCAACCCTGTTCAGAACAGGGCCTCACATATCTCGTCGAATGTGGAGATTTCCAAGGTTAAAGTGGAAGAAGCTGAGTGTTTGTACCGGAAATTCATGTCGTCCGCTGAGTTTTTTCCAAAGGACATAAACGACATATTGAGTAACAAGTTGAGCTTGGGGACATGGGTGGCCTACCCAAAAGGAGAGTCATTGGGTAGTAGTAGTAGCTGGGCCATGGTTAGTGTGTGGAACACTGGGGGACTTTTCAAGCTGTGGCTAGGGAAAGCTCCCTTATCGTGTTTAATTTATACCAAAAGTAGTAGATTGATTAGTAGATTATTCCCTTCTTCTTGCTttaataataagtttataattaAGTTAGTACCTCCTTGCATACCAAACTTCTTTAACCCTTTTGGGTTTTATTTCATGTATGGAGTTCACTCCGAAGGTCCATTGTCCGGAAAGCTGGTCAGGAGTTTATGCCAATTCGTGCATAACATGGCTATAGCTTCCAAAGATTGTAAGGCAATAGTGACCGAAGTTGGTGGTCACGAGTTCGAGTTGAGACATCACATCCCACATTGGAAATTATTATCTTGTCCCGAAGATTTGTGGTGTATAAAAGCCTTGAAGATCAAGGACCATGAAGAGGAGGGGTTCACAAAAACTCCTCCATCAAAACCTCTTTTTGTAGACCCTAGAGAggtatga